One region of Termitidicoccus mucosus genomic DNA includes:
- a CDS encoding ATP-dependent helicase yields the protein MATLIPTQGLAEFTSHRGSPIRANAGAGSGKTTAIVERVAALLESAVPPHCLLIMTFSRKASENLRQRIRLKVGKAGEDITIGTFHAVAVREIRNLRETSGEKPHILDTNDSVDLWEQAFDEIPSLPPESFADNLEQMLQSIKPPQTPPDPKKYWKSTLKKLGGFLHDLRSEQINQNLGGENFGDFAVPRLLEKSELAGFMAFWLDLNAWADEGLTNYERLKTEQNCLDYDDTLARWAHALHHDASYRNAIHLRYQHVLIDEYQDTNYLQEHIIQGLNCANLTVVGDPSQCIYAFRKSVPRPMVEFHRRYDNVKEIALETNFRSKDEILDVCNHVLKTHDDLIRQDARSPMARLVLKGVHGKGGAVQRLQFAGSQDENLALLNWVKHRLRQGAAPSDLIILARTSYYLSPLEILLRSENIPVQIWGGNSLMESKTMKDVTAFLKIALRPSQPSNFKRLARLIIGGERKHDEMFLRWKMGVAALEGTEGFMGTVKRLAAWAAEEKHTPEASRAATIVTTAIDNLKKYISPDLEKLPFKEKKEFEAIEMALREVMQKIRDENPGAPLKLAEVITRLSLDPATLQSSGKKVTLSTIHQAKGLEWEHVLVAGCHEGKLTFFKNGGRTSREETEEECRLLYVACTRARQSLTLTHVNEPVRFLRACPLKVSLPEKNQNIQNPRP from the coding sequence ATGGCCACACTCATTCCCACCCAAGGCTTGGCGGAATTCACCAGCCATCGCGGCTCGCCCATCCGCGCCAACGCCGGCGCCGGCAGCGGCAAAACCACCGCCATCGTGGAACGCGTCGCCGCCCTGCTCGAAAGCGCCGTGCCTCCCCACTGCCTGCTCATCATGACATTTTCCCGCAAAGCCTCGGAAAACCTCCGGCAGCGCATCCGCCTGAAAGTCGGCAAAGCCGGCGAGGATATCACCATCGGCACCTTCCACGCCGTCGCGGTGCGGGAAATAAGAAATCTGCGCGAAACCAGTGGAGAAAAACCGCATATTCTCGACACGAACGACTCGGTGGATTTGTGGGAACAGGCCTTCGATGAAATCCCCTCCCTGCCTCCGGAATCCTTTGCGGACAACCTGGAGCAAATGCTGCAAAGTATAAAACCGCCCCAAACCCCGCCCGATCCGAAAAAATATTGGAAAAGCACCCTGAAAAAACTCGGCGGGTTTCTGCACGATCTCCGCTCCGAACAAATCAATCAAAATCTGGGAGGGGAAAATTTCGGCGACTTCGCCGTGCCCCGGCTGCTGGAAAAATCCGAACTGGCCGGCTTCATGGCCTTCTGGCTGGATCTCAACGCCTGGGCCGACGAGGGACTGACCAACTACGAGCGGCTCAAAACCGAACAAAACTGCCTCGACTACGACGACACCCTGGCACGCTGGGCCCACGCGCTGCACCATGACGCCAGCTACCGGAACGCCATCCATCTGCGCTACCAGCATGTCTTGATCGACGAGTATCAGGACACGAATTATCTGCAGGAACACATCATCCAGGGGCTCAACTGTGCAAACCTGACCGTGGTCGGCGACCCCTCGCAATGCATCTACGCATTCCGCAAATCCGTCCCGCGCCCCATGGTGGAATTCCACCGGCGCTATGATAACGTCAAGGAAATCGCCCTCGAAACCAACTTCCGCTCCAAGGACGAAATCCTCGATGTATGCAACCATGTCCTGAAAACCCACGACGATCTCATCCGGCAGGATGCCCGCAGTCCCATGGCCCGGCTGGTGCTCAAGGGCGTCCATGGCAAAGGCGGCGCGGTCCAGCGTCTGCAATTCGCGGGATCACAGGACGAAAACCTCGCCCTGCTCAACTGGGTCAAACACCGTCTCCGGCAAGGCGCCGCCCCGTCCGACCTCATCATCCTGGCCCGGACCAGTTATTATTTGTCCCCGCTGGAAATATTATTACGCTCCGAAAACATCCCCGTCCAGATATGGGGTGGCAACAGCCTCATGGAGAGCAAAACCATGAAGGATGTCACCGCATTCCTCAAAATCGCGCTGCGCCCGTCCCAGCCATCGAATTTCAAACGCCTCGCCAGACTCATCATCGGCGGCGAACGCAAGCACGACGAAATGTTCCTGCGCTGGAAAATGGGGGTGGCCGCCCTGGAGGGAACGGAAGGGTTTATGGGAACCGTGAAACGACTCGCCGCTTGGGCCGCCGAGGAAAAACACACACCGGAGGCATCCCGCGCGGCGACGATCGTCACCACCGCCATCGACAATCTCAAAAAATATATATCCCCGGATTTGGAAAAACTCCCGTTCAAGGAAAAAAAAGAATTCGAGGCCATCGAGATGGCCCTCCGAGAGGTCATGCAAAAAATCCGCGACGAAAATCCCGGCGCTCCCCTCAAACTGGCGGAGGTCATCACCCGCCTCAGCCTCGACCCGGCCACCCTCCAGTCCTCCGGGAAAAAAGTCACCCTGTCCACCATCCACCAAGCCAAGGGGCTGGAATGGGAACATGTCCTGGTCGCCGGCTGCCACGAGGGAAAACTCACGTTCTTCAAAAACGGCGGCCGCACCTCCCGGGAGGAAACAGAGGAGGAATGCCGGTTGCTCTACGTGGCCTGCACCCGCGCCCGCCAATCCCTCACCCTCACCCATGTCAACGAACCGGTAAGGTTCCTGCGCGCCTGCCCCCTCAAGGTCTCCTTGCCGGAGAAAAATCAAAACATCCAAAACCCGCGGCCATGA